Proteins from a genomic interval of Solea solea chromosome 10, fSolSol10.1, whole genome shotgun sequence:
- the haspin gene encoding uncharacterized protein haspin isoform X2, which produces MKPVNSVFLKTYGKQRRKLPAWISPDNRKQVFDSSLSTDGDLSEFEPSKPGIREKRTSVACRNGTRPAKIKAIWCLTEENSCEEDGALPSPPHPQQSRTTRLKKTSVCNSRAVRPAKRKAALRVMENNSDEENISCSIPAVAQQSNRTRRNQLASNLGVLMKRKGRQVPVTSESEGDSTSVARSHKNSVQKKSGSDVQRSVGRFVTCRTRRAAAKPTLQKAIVSILNSSDDFTTEALRSRRILRPTRRTRVPPSAFLVSSAENSINAVGTLSFANPLREISLNESADQSLGLYSRNPPFCSTPSASSFSTRPRLKPFSINEKSTSIPSMTVGCAGILSPFQDNFKSPGHPVSPPLSAAPTGLHSDGKLQPSLCEQSGDLFMAYRSTNKRRSCSEEANSHTEDSKTKFRGELSLNVLSVDSESSSDFVSAAGGLEWLIEALKEKCLTSPCTVRLQRLENLTVTQLSCQTTYSSCLGLSGMGHSQQTHEPPQSVEGSQTASFELHSLITRSCSRSVDSCDSLEQAASGTDLSPLVDCRDFADESTHHTESSVDFIMGTQSSVKSVETLFTEDEAVAVNDNRLVKKCTVQLKRLDLSQLTVQQLKGFPKQKETHLVCSHGSVNAENDHTRNTNDPEDLTCLGETTEGSILPVHCSVSGYGPVAQTQSSDPATEEKAAILTTTLQERGHSRKLSVEMKRISLPQSKGDKGQRSPTDASGSASHEQIKNNYQSDSDMNVCHKDTSLKVNRKKRSLACSEDSISSNEEVVKRSCDILPRGKKMSLVPKEKKRRSTSTDRPGTTRKACVSGLSVNRWKNKSNTSAWLRAGEVKSVDCSINELITAKHKQPRELRGFVNLSTPVRASPLNISSLLADFTPNTHTWRRLKAALSVHRKVLLTPRSVYHQGTPGRMAQTDISQDLFASPLRSLLPKHLQLQLTHDSSVCEDAELSDAEKVYAECGQEKPLAWEECILPHRMKRCVKIGEGTFGEVFSTTNASGETVALKIIPLGGSEKVNGEDQKTFGEILHEIIISKELSSLKAKQHNQTHSFIGLNDLHCVRGRYPPEFLSAWDKFDHKKGSENDRPDFFEEDQFFLILEFEFGGADLENSNGTLASLGVAKSILHQVTAALAVAEQELHFEHRDLHWGNVLVKTTKQKTGSFLLNGTTHSVETKGLLVRIIDYSLSRLEIDDLTVSCDISKDEELFMGQGDYQFDIYRLMRQENGNEWSVYRPHTNVLWLHYLCSKLLSMKYRGSGGRGAKDTREELTRFYDNVLQYGSATEALQNCPMFQ; this is translated from the exons ATGAAGCCAGTAAATTCGGTCTTTCTGAAGACATACGGTAAACAGAGGCGAAAGCTGCCCGCCTGGATTTCACCGGACAACCGCAAGCAGGTCTTCGACAGCAGCCTCTCAACAGACGGCGATCTCTCCGAGTTTGAACCGTCAAAGCCAGGGATAAG AGAGAAAAGGACTAGTGTTGCATGTCGTAATGGGACACGTCCAGCCAAAATAAAGGCCATTTGGTGTCTGACAGAGGAGAACAGTTGTGAGGAAGATGGCGcactcccctctcctcctcatcctcagcagAGCAGAACAACAAG ATTGAAGAAGACTAGTGTTTGCAATAGTAGGGCAGTCCGTCCTGCCAAGAGAAAAGCTGCGTTACGTGTGATGGAGAACAACAGTGATGAGGAGAACATCAGCTGCTCCATTCCTGCGGTCGCTCAACAAAGCAACAGAACCAG GAGAAACCAGCTTGCGTCTAATTTAGGAGTTTTGATGAAGAGGAAAGGACGGCAGGTTCCAGTGACCAGCGAGAGTGAGGGAGACTCGACGTCTGTTGCTAGATCTCACAAAAATTCAGTTCAAAAGAAGAGCGGCTCTGA TGTTCAGCGTTCTGTGGGTCGCTTTGTAACCTGCCGCACACGCCGGGCCGCCGCCAAACCCACGCTCCAGAAAGCAATAGTCAGCATCCTCAACTCCTCTGATGACTTTACTACGGAAGCTCTTCGTTCCAGACGTATTCTGCGGCCCACCAGGAGGACGAGGGTCCCTCCTTCAGCATTTTTAGTGTCGAGTGCAGAGAATTCTATAAATGCTGTAGGGACTTTGAGCTTTGCTAACCCCCTGCGAGAAATATCCCTCAATGAATCGGCAGATCAGAGCCTCGGACTGTACTCCAGGAACCCACCTTTTTGCTCTACTCCCTCAGCAAGCTCCTTCAGCACACGTCCACGCCTTAAACCCTTCTCCATCAATGAGAAGTCTACCAGCATTCCGTCCATGACAGTAGGCTGTGCAGGTATCCTGAGCCCATTTCAAGACAACTTTAAATCACCCGGGCACCCTGTCTCACCACCTCTCTCTGCAGCACCCACTGGACTCCACAGTGATGGTAAACTGCAGCCAAGTCTTTGTGAGCAATCTGGTGATTTATTTATGGCGTACAGAAGCACAAACAAGAGACGCAGCTGTAGCGAGGAGGCAAACAGCCACACTGAAGACTCAAAGACCAAGTTTAGAGGGGAATTAAGCTTGAATGTGCTCTCTGTTGACAGTGAAAGCAGCAGTGACTTTGTGTCAGCAGCGGGAGGGTTAGAGTGGCTGATTGAGGCTCTGAAGGAGAAATGCTTGACCAGTCCCTGCACAGTGCGGCTGCAGAGATTAGAAAACCTCACCGTGACTCAGCTTAGCTGTCAAACAACCTACTCATCCTGTTTGGGACTTTCAGGCATGGGTCATAGCCAGCAAACACACGAACCTCCACAGTCTGTGGAAGGCAGTCAAACTGCATCGTTTGAACTTCATTCATTGATAACCAGAAGTTGTTCACGGTCAGTAGATAGTTGTGATTCTCTTGAACAAGCCGCTTCAGGGACTGATCTTTCACCATTAGTTGACTGTAGGGATTTCGCTGATGAATCTACCCACCACACGGAGAGCAGCGTCGACTTTATTATGGGCACACAATCATCAGTCAAGAGTGTGGAGACACTGTTTACAGAGGACGAGGCTGTAGCTGTAAATGACAATCGTCTTGTGAAGAAATGCACCGTTCAGCTCAAAAGGTTGGATTTGTCACAACTGACTGTTCAGCAGCTTAAAGGCTTCCCAAAgcagaaagaaacacatttgGTGTGTAGCCACGGGTCTGTAAATGCTGAAAATGACCACACGCGTAACACCAACGACCCAGAAGATCTCACGTGTTTAGGAGAAACCACTGAGGGATCGATTTTGCCTGTGCATTGCTCAGTAAGCGGTTATGGTCCAGTCGCTCAGACACAGTCCAGTGATCCAGCAACAGAGGAGAAAGCAGCAATACTCACAACAACGCTGCAAGAGAGAGGTCATTCTCGCAAACTCTCTGTTGAGATGAAGAGAATATCTTTACCACAGTCAAAAGGGGACAAAGGGCAAAGGTCACCCACAGATGCGTCAGGCTCGGCCAGTCATGAACAGATAAAAAATAACTACCAGTCTGACAGTGACATGAATGTCTGTCATAAAGACACTTCTCTTAAAGTAAATAGGAAAAAGAGGAGCTTGGCTTGTTCTGAAGACAGCATTTCCTCAAATGAAGAAGTTGTAAAGCGCTCCTGTGACATTCTGCcgagaggaaagaaaatgtccCTGGTccctaaagaaaaaaagaggaggagcacATCTACTGACCGACCTGGGACCACAAGGAAGGCGTGTGTGAGCGGCCTGAGTGTGAACcgctggaaaaacaaaagcaacaccAGCGCATGGTTGCGGGCAGGCGAAGTGAAGTCAGTCGACTGCAGCATCAATGAGCTGATCACCGCAAAACACAAGCAGCCGAGG GAGCTGCGAGGATTCGTCAATTTGTCCACCCCAGTGAGAGCGAGCCCGCTCAACATCTCGTCTCTGCTGGCTGACTTCACTCCCAATACACACACCTGGAGGCGCCTCAAGGCTGCCCTCTCTGTTCATCGCAAAG TGCTCCTCACTCCAAGGAGTGTATATCATCAAGGCACTCCTGGAAGAATGGCTCAAACAGACATCAGCCAGGATCTGTTTGCCTCACCTTTACGATCTCTGCTCCCCAAACACCTCCAGTTGCAGCTGACCCACGATTCTTCG GTGTGTGAGGACGCAGAGCTGTCGGATGCAGAGAAGGTGTATGCCGAGTGTGGGCAGGAGAAGCCTCTGGCCTGGGAGGAGTGCATTCTCCCTCACCGTATGAAGCGCTGTGTTAAGATTGGCGAGGGAACCTTTGGCGAGGTCTTCTCCACCACTAATGCCTCAGGAGAAACCGTGGCTCTcaaa ATAATTCCACTAGGGGGCAGCGAGAAGGTGAACGGAGAGGACCAGAAGACATTTGGAGAGATTCTTCATGAGATTATTATCTCAAA GGAGCTGAGCAGCCTGAAAGCGAAGCAACACAACCAGACTCACAGCTTTATTGGACTCAACGA TCTCCACTGTGTTCGCGGACGCTATCCCCCAGAATTCCTCAGTGCTTGGGACAAATTTGACCACAAGAAAGGCTCTGAAAACGACAGACCAG ATTTCTTTGAAGAGGATCAGTTCTTTTTAATCCTGGAGTTTGAGTTTGGAGGTGCCGATCTAGAGAACAGCAACGGAACG CTTGCATCTCTGGGAGTGGCGAAGAGCATCCTTCATCAGGTCACTGCTGCGTTGGCTGTTGCTGAGCAGGAGCTTCACTTTGAACACAG GGATCTGCACTGGGGTAACGTCCTGGTCAAAACGACCAAGCAGAAGACGGGGAGCTTCCTTCTGAACGGGACAACTCACTCTGTGGAAACCAAAGGGCTGCTGGTCCGCATCATTGATTACTCTCTCTCCAGATTAGAAATCG ATGACCTGACGGTGTCCTGTGACATCTCGAAGGACGAGGAGCTCTTCATGGGTCAGGGAGATTATCAGTTTGATATTTACAGACTGATGCGACAGGAGAACGG AAACGAATGGAGTGTCTACCGCCCTCACACCAACGTGCTGTGGCTCCACTACCTGTGCTCCAAGCTACTGTCCATGAAGTACCGGGGCTCAGGGGGGAGAGGCGCCAAGGACACGCGAGAGGAGCTCACCCGTTTCTATGACAACGTCCTCCAGTACGGCTCTGCCACCGAGGCACTACAGAACTGCCCCATGTTCCAGTAA